The Fundulus heteroclitus isolate FHET01 chromosome 13, MU-UCD_Fhet_4.1, whole genome shotgun sequence genome contains a region encoding:
- the LOC110369013 gene encoding oocyte zinc finger protein XlCOF6-like isoform X3, with product MISSNVQRLQNEMKPNRNQLKSQASPEVASQSQGGNNNEDPEKMSVKQKQNERGEQTKEQEKAADISRRKINNNHPGPNIYSAKIVSKNFLKKIHMRTFKMKMPFSCTSCGKKFPYRYPLTVHMRTHTGEKPFTCTTCGKSFSHRRILTYHMRIHTGEKPFTCAACGKSFTRRCHLSYHMRFHTDEKPFTCADCGKSYRDKSSLTYHMRTHTGEKPFTCTACGKSYRNKGGLTYHMRTHTGEKPFTCAACGKSYTNKLSLIVHTRTHTGEKPFTCTACGKSYTDKRGLICHMRTHTGEKPFTCADCGKSYRDKSGLIRHMRSHTGEKPFTCTACGKSFTYRCYLTYHMMIHRGEKPFTCSTCGKSFTHRCYLTYHMRIHRGEKPFTCSACGKSFTHRCYLTYHMRIHRGEKPFTCTACGKSYSDKGGLIRHMRTHPGDNPFTCTTCGMSCRDKSGLTVHMRTHTGEKPFTCAACGMSYRDKSGLNRHMKSHTVGKPFQCTACGKSYMHNSSLAYHMNSHTGEKSFQCTACGKSYMNKKSLAYHNKIHTGEKHFTCMTCQKGFIKKHTLTNHMRTHTGEKPFQCTACGKSYRQESGLTVHMRSHTGEKPFTCTACGKSYSQKAALNIHMRSHTGDKPFTCTACGKSYRQKAALNVHMRIHTGENPFTCTACGKGYRDKTQLSTHMRTHTGEKPFTCTACGKGYRDKSHLTQHMRTHTGEKQFTCTVCGKGYRDKTHLTTHMTTHTGEKPFTCTACGKGYRDKTQLTTHMRTHTGEKPFTCTTCGKCYRDKSHLNKHMRTHTGEKPVTCTTCGKCFRDKGCLTTHMRTHTGEKPFTCTVCGKSYGYKSGITYHMRTHTGEKPFTCTDNE from the coding sequence ATGATTTCTTCTAATGTGCAAAGACtccaaaatgaaatgaaaccaAACAGGAACCAACTCAAGTCTCAGGCCTCCCCTGAAGTTGCAAGCCAGAGTCAGGGAGGAAACAATAATGAGGACCCAGAAAAAATGAGCgtaaagcagaaacaaaatgaGAGAGGTGAGCAAACCAAAGAGCAGGAAAAAGCTGCTGACATTTCAAGACGAAAAATTAACAACAATCATCCTGGGCCAAATATATATTCTGCTAAAATTGtttctaaaaactttttaaaaaaaattcacatgagAACATTCAAGATGAAGATGCCTTTCTCATGTACAAGCTGTGGTAAAAAGTTCCCCTATAGGTACCCTTTAACtgttcacatgagaactcacacaggtgagaaaccaTTCACATGTACaacctgtggaaaaagtttcagtCACAGACGTATATTAACTTatcacatgagaattcacacaggcGAGAAGCCATTCACATGTGCAgcctgtggaaaaagtttcactCGCAGATGTCATTTGAGTTATCATATGAGGTTTCACACAGATGAGAAGCCATTCACATGTGCAGActgtggaaagagttacagGGATAAAAGTAGTTTAACttatcacatgagaactcacacaggtgagaagccattCACATGTACAGcctgtggaaagagttacagGAATAAAGGTGGTTTAACttatcacatgagaactcacactgGTGAGAAGCCATTCACATGTGCAGcctgtggaaagagttacacaaataaacttagtTTAATTGTTCACacgagaactcacacaggtgagaagccattCACATGTACAGcctgtggaaagagttacaCGGATAAACGTGGTTTAATTTGTcatatgagaactcacacaggtgagaagccattCACATGTGCAGActgtggaaagagttacagGGATAAATCGGGTTTAATACGTCACATGAGaagtcacacaggtgagaagccattCACATGTACAgcctgtggaaaaagtttcacttacagatgttatttaaCTTATCACATGATGATTCACAGAGGAGAGAAGCCATTCACATGTTCaacctgtggaaaaagtttcactCACAGATGTTATTTAACTTATCACATGAGGATTCACAGAGGAGAGAAGCCATTCACATGTTCAgcctgtggaaaaagtttcactCACAGATGTTATTTAACTTATCACATGAGGATTCACAGAGGAGAGAAGCCATTCACATGTACAGcctgtggaaagagttacagTGATAAAGGTGGTTTAATTcgtcacatgagaactcacccAGGTGACAACCCATTCACATGTACAACCTGTGGAATGAGTTGCAGGGATAAATCAGGTTTAACtgttcacatgagaactcacacaggtgagaagccattCACATGTGCAGCCTGTGGAATGAGTTACAGGGATAAATCCGGTTTAAATCGTCATATGAAAAGTCACACAGTTGGGAAGCCATTCCAGTGCACAGcctgtggaaagagttacaTGCATAACAGTAGTTTAGCTTATCATATGAACAGTCACACGGGTGAGAAGTCATTCCAATGTACAGcctgtggaaagagttacatgaataaaaaaagtttagctTATCACAACAaaattcacacaggtgagaagcatTTTACATGTATGACTTgtcaaaaaggttttattaaaaaacacacGTTAACAaatcacatgagaactcacacaggtgagaagccattCCAATGTACAGcctgtggaaagagttacagGCAAGAAAGTGGTTTAACTGTTCACATGAGaagtcacacaggtgagaagccattCACATGTACAGcctgtggaaagagttacagTCAAAAAGCTGCTTTAAATATTCACATGAGAAGTCACACAGGTGACAAGCCATTCACATGTACAGcctgtggaaagagttacaggcaaaaagctgctttaaatgttcacatgagaattcacacaggtgagaaccCATTCACATGTACAGCCTGTGGAAAGGGTTACAGGGATAAAACTCAATTAAGTAcacacatgagaactcacacaggtgagaaaccaTTCACATGTACAGCCTGTGGAAAGGGTTACAGGGATAAAAGTCATTTAACTCaacacatgagaactcacacaggcgAGAAACAATTCACATGTACAGTCTGTGGAAAGGGTTACAGGGATAAAACTCATTTAACTACACACATGacaactcacacaggtgagaaaccaTTCACATGTACAGCCTGTGGAAAGGGTTACAGGGATAAAACTCAATTAACTACAcatatgagaactcacacaggtgagaaaccaTTCACATGTACTACCTGTGGAAAGTGTTACAGGGATAAAAgtcatttaaataaacacatgagaactcacacaggtgagaaacctGTCACATGTACAACCTGTGGAAAGTGTTTCAGGGATAAAGGTTGTTTAACTAcacacatgagaactcacacaggcgAGAAGCCATTCACATGTACAGTCTGTGGAAAGAGTTACGGGTATAAAAGTGGTATAACttatcacatgagaactcacacaggtgagaagccattCACATGTACAGACAATGAATAA